A single genomic interval of Helianthus annuus cultivar XRQ/B chromosome 13, HanXRQr2.0-SUNRISE, whole genome shotgun sequence harbors:
- the LOC110900889 gene encoding uncharacterized protein LOC110900889 — translation MDLKSGGKTRFLQIHELEELRNHAYESSSRYTERVKRFHDKILRDHKDLRIGDLLLLYNSKLRLFPGKLKSRWMGPYKVKEIFSYGVVTIEDPNGASFKVNGHHLKLYIKGPVDPVEEILELHIPRT, via the coding sequence ATGGATTTAAAAAGCGGAGGTAAAACCCGTTTTCTGCAAATCCACGAGCTTGAGGAGCTAAGAAACCACGCCTATGAAAGTTCTAGCAGGTACACAGAACGAGTCAAGAGGTTTCATGACAAGATATTGAGAGACCATAAGGATCTCCGTATAGGGGATCTTCTCTTGTTATATAACTCAAAACTGCGTTTATTCCCCGGGAAGCTAAAATCCCGATGGATGGGTCCATACAAAgttaaagaaatattttcgtacgGGGTCGTAACTATCGAGGATCCAAACGGGGCAAGTTTCAAAGTCAACGGTCATCATCTAAAACTCTACATCAAAGGACCGGTTGACCCGGTGGAGGAAATTCTCGAACTCCACATCCCGCGCACTTAA